A window of the Zeugodacus cucurbitae isolate PBARC_wt_2022May chromosome 4, idZeuCucr1.2, whole genome shotgun sequence genome harbors these coding sequences:
- the LOC105221021 gene encoding uncharacterized protein LOC105221021 isoform X2 — MGDLQATIEFSVELYKFFNVDLFQRGLYQVRCGLRVSPRLPVQVETSIADTPQNNAHTSEIHTQAPPTTNGCNGGGDCSGGDGGGSDGDVLQEPREQQQDALPTMLQNGGSLLSGSACIINGCGASRVFQILYRNEEVTLRDVIHFRTHLLVDSRHLKESIERAEFSLQLELWFGEQNGTSALSLASTRTLQLNFHPGRGLHYHLPVLFDYFHLAAISVGIHASLVALHQPYINAPKSSKAWSGKLNCRGSMSPGPLEAVFFGPQIVGTTKCSGGPAGRLLQSRQIHHEVCSLLLGAIENLKVTLNEFSAVLTKSINNQIGSPPLRENDTTERLQHLTEEAKLHDTEEDFAIRANSDIAQLCAECIMYWRRVLLASSQTAVHTLLAKKHHILRVQRFAEGFFVNENPRHSAAGCYDSNYQNYVAIAEMARRSRYLQSLPPLPVHCTPIDGDASSLPLIFEDRYVEPPNYTRRRTGSDPHLNSHESLVSSCGSSTTPKLPPPPSTSILDKTHSVNSLSGRSTNSKECSCTINYDYQNSPGCVAGVLTPRFALGGEVLQASLTIATTAAAKAPSTSALNQRQMSRHSVTGLLEADDDTLAAKDCSYNTNSTLPARHSKSLDQLDGTVHSTPSLRTHSHTQQLNTHGSLQTQSDSNYKHFSDGASVTSLANKVEQSATRKHKTQAEDLMRNISEFRQKYKNCEDGTRCEPKLHLNGHGSATNNLGVNSCNRTDASTLNRQLSTGKFDYLHEIRMLNSPKQLTLCSHYNSLPKYNGNGLIPPRNSYPPIKSRKTNGCLEIETKTAKHAVTPIQQHTIPRSSSSQALRQQSQGDVNCQAEYASTIPRSVEIARVRVSDLKEMLKNGTLKKESSSSESDIPSKVQSSKSSDNKMLSSLSVPFKLESLNTTSSEQNTSGFSESLPNLAPPPQFDAITGQKRKLVLSNSTSSLSEESGWVSSRRSSFGPSSPETITNNEKNEKNEQAHINGMETRLNGEQLRLKLQQLLDQQTQKSTKKHNTAKQTSQIHKINAVNNEISIQRKVSSVTLKMKPDFNRTELHLRRRLQHLTNGESTETDDLEIPSRRERIKHGKHEKSKSEFDLASLKENTPLEHVRVPPPQQFQDDLLPPDEFRDPPLPDTREKFTTATTKSTIKTTITTTKHSNNKKSTALQSITSKTQPSNEIKFMSTQIPETKMKHHQSFNISPKENQSRPPHTTTVQSQNLYALQKSSPTTTLLAKPSQITEIAAPDQSLLKLMEPSHAIDNPVYHIYESLKPIATPAIFSNKPLLKSHSILELKHSHQASSELYNSHCRTTPYHHVTNMNNPITTVAHNGHGHSHNHSHEHANDHSQHTHAVELTEDEDKENTSNTQNKAEVTRTDSQKSNNSKLLVKRTKAGAVASSGQESNVSLMEFEKYREEFRKQIKYTGSIYSDFAKLASELPYFSICDEYRAFSPNGMHLIICVHGLDGNAADLRLVRTYLELGLPGANLEFLMSERNQGDTFSDFETMTDRLVAEILYHIETCGLNPTRISFVAHSLGTIIVRSALARSQMRPLLPRLHTFLSLSGPHLGTLYNTSGLVNMGMWFMQKWKKSGSLLQLCMRDTSDLRNTFLYRLSQRSTLHHFKNILLCGSSQDRYVPAHSARLELCKAAIRDNSNLGTVYREMIHNIIAPILARPELQLARYDVHHALPHTANTLIGRAAHIAVLDSELFIEKFLLIAGLKYFS; from the exons TTGACAGCCGTCACTTGAAGGAATCCATTGAACGTGCGGAATTCTCATTGCAATTGGAGTTGTGGTTTGGTGAACAAAACGGCACCAGCGCATTATCATTGGCCTCCACACGCACCTTACAGCTGAATTTCCATCCAGGTCGAGGGCTGCACTACCATCTGCCGGTGCTGTTCGATTACTTCCACTTGGCCGCCATTAGCGTTGGCATCCACGCCAGTTTAGTGGCTTTGCATCAGCCCTACATCAA CGCACCCAAAAGCTCGAAAGCTTGGAGTGGCAAGCTGAATTGTCGTGGCAGTATGTCGCCCGGTCCATTGGAGGCTGTCTTTTTCGGTCCACAAATCGTGGGCACCACCAAGTGTAGCGGTGGTCCCGCTGGGCGTCTACTACAATCGCGTCAAATACATCACGAAGTGTGTAGTCTACTGTTGGGCGCAATCGAGAATCTTAAGGTTACGCTCAACGAGTTCAGCGCAGTACTCACGAAGAGCATAAATAATCAAATCGGCTCACCGCCATTACGTGAGAACGATACTACAGAACGCTTGCAGCACTTAACCGAAGAGGCGAAG CTTCACGACACCGAGGAAGATTTCGCGATTCGTGCCAATTCCGACATCGCACAGCTTTGCGCCGAGTGCATAATGTACTGGAGACGTGTATTGCTGGCTTCCTCACAAACGGCCGTACATACACTGCTCGCCAAAAAGCATCATATACTGCGTGTGCAGCGCTTTGCTGAAGGTTTCTTTGTCAACGAAAATCCGCGACATTCGGCGGCCGGTTGTTATGACAGCAACTATCAGAACTATGTGGCCATTGCCGAAATGGCACGTCGCAGTCGTTATCTACAGTCATTACCACCGTTACCGGTACACTGTACGCCGATCGATGGTGATGCGAGCTCTTTGCCACTGATATTTGAAGATCGCTATGTCGAGCCGCCGAACTATACGCGTCGACGCACCGGCAGTGATCCGCATTTAAACAGTCATGAGAGTTTGGTAAGCTCTTGTGGTAGCAGTACCACGCCCAAACTACCACCACCGCCGTCAACTAGCATACTCGATAAGACACACTCAGTCAACAGCCTCAGCGGGCGCAGTACCAATTCCAAAGAATGCTCGTGTACCATAAATTATGATTATCAGAATAGTCCAGGCTGTGTAGCTGGCGTGCTGACACCACGTTTCGCTTTGGGTGGTGAAGTCTTGCAGGCGAGTCTGACTATTGCAACCACAGCAGCGGCGAAAGCACCAAGCACTAGCGCGCTGAATCAACGGCAGATGTCGCGCCACTCTGTTACCGGGCTACTTGAGGCTGACGATGATACGTTGGCTGCAAAGGACTGCAGTTATAATACTAACAGCACGCTACCAGCGCGTCACAGTAAGTCATTGGACCAACTGGATGGTACAGTACACAGCACGCCATCTCTACGCACTCACAGCCATACACAACAGCTCAACACGCATGGTTCCTTACAAACGCAATCCGATTCAAATTATAAACACTTTAGCGATGGTGCCAGTGTAACCAGCTTGGCTAACAAGGTGGAACAGTCGGCGACGCGCAAGCATAAAACACAAGCTGAAGATCTCATGCGCAATATCTCTGAGTTCCGTCAGAAGTACAAGAACTGTGAGGACGGTACACGCTGTGAGCccaaattgcatttaaatggaCATGGCAGCGCCACAAATAATTTGGGCGTAAATAGTTGCAACCGCACCGACGCCAGCACGCTCAACCGACAATTAAGCACGGGCAAGTTCGATTACCTGCACGAGATACGCATGCTGAACTCACCGAAGCAGCTAACGTTATGTTCGCATTACAACTCGCTGCCGAAGTACAATGGGAATGGCTTAATACCACCACGAAACTCATATCCACCCATTAAGTCGAGAAAAACAAATGGCTGTTTAGAGATCGAAACTAAAACCGCAAAGCATGCAGTGACGCCCATACAGCAGCACACAATACCGAGAAGCAGCTCTTCGCAGGCTTTACGGCAGCAGTCACAAGGTGATGTAAACTGTCAAGCGGAATATGCTTCGACAATACCACGCTCGGTTGAAATCGCAAGGGTACGTGTCTCCGATCTCAAAGAAATGTTGAAGAATGGTACACTCAAGAAAGAGTCGAGTAGTTCTGAAAGTGATATACCTTCGAAAGTGCAGTCATCGAAAAGCAGTGACAATAAAATGCTCTCTTCTCTTAGTGTACCATTTAAATTAGAGTCCCTGAACACAACTAGCAGCGAACAGAATACTAGCGGTTTTAGCGAATCATTACCAAATCTGGCGCCACCACCACAATTCGATGCCATCACGGGACAAAAACGAAAACTTGTCCTAAGCAATTCCACTTCATCATTAAGTGAGGAGAGCGGTTGGGTGTCGAGCCGACGCAGTTCATTCGGCCCTTCTAGTCCGGAAACCATTACAAATAAcgaaaaaaacgaaaagaatGAACAAGCACATATCAATGGTATGGAGACTCGCCTAAACGGTGAGCAACTACGTctcaaattacaacaactattGGATCAGCAAACTCAAAAGAGCACTAAAAAGCACAATACCGCAAAGCAGACGAGTCAAATTCACAAAATCAATGCCGTCAACAATGAAATATCGATACAACGTAAGGTATCATCCGTAACCTTGAAGATGAAACCCGACTTTAACCGAACCGAATTGCATTTACGACGTCGTCTACAGCATTTAACGAATGGCGAGTCCACGGAAACGGATGATTTGGAAATTCCTTCACGGCGCGAACGTATAAAACATGGCAAACACGAGAAATCGAAATCGGAATTCGATCTAGCTAGTTTAAAAGAAAACACACCACTAGAGCATGTGCGTGTACCGCCGCCACAGCAGTTCCAAGATGATTTACTTCCACCCGATGAATTTCGTGATCCGCCATTACCCGATACACGCGAAAAATTCACCACAGCAACAACGAAGTCCACAATTAAAACCACCATAACTACAACAAAACATAGCAACAATAAGAAATCTACAGCTTTGCAGTCCATAACCTCGAAAACTCAACCAAGCAACGAAATTAAGTTTATGTCAACACAAATACCTGAAACCAAAATGAAGCATCATCAAAGCTTCAACATCAGTCCAAAGGAGAATCAGAGTCGTCCGCCACATACAACGACAGTGCAGTCACAAAATCTATACGCATTGCAGAAATCTTCACCCACGACGACACTACTTGCGAAACCGTCCCAAATCACAGAAATTGCTGCACCGGACCAAAGTCTTTTAAAACTCATGGAGCCCTCGCACGCCATCGATAACCCAGTCTACCACATATACGAATCACTGAAACCCATCGCGACACCTGCAATATTCTCAAACAAACCGTTATTGAAGTCACACAGCATCTTGGAACTCAAGCATAGTCATCAGGCGTCTAGCGAACTCTACAACAGCCATTGTAGAACAACACCATATCATCACGTGACCAACATGAACAACCCCATTACGACTGTGGCCCACAACGGACACGGTCATAGCCATAACCACAGCCATGAGCATGCTAACGATCACTCCCAACATACGCATGCGGTTGAACTCACCGAGGATGAGGATAAGGAGAATACCAGTAACACACAAAATAAAGCCGAAGTGACGCGTACCGATAGTCAAAAGTCGAACAATTCCAAACTGCTGGTTAAGCGCACCAAAGCTGGTGCTGTGGCCAGTAGCGGTCAGGAATCCAATGTTTCACTCatggaatttgaaaaatatcgcGAAGAATTTCGCAAACAGATCAAATATACCGGTAGCATTTATTCGGACTTTGCAAAGCTGGCTTCCGAACTGCCATACTTTAGCATTTGCGATGAGTATCGCGCCTTTTCACCCAACGGTATGCATTTAATTATCTGTGTTCACGGGTTGGATGGAAACGCCGCCGATTTGCGACTCGTGCGCACTTATCTTGAGCTGGGTTTGCCCGGCGCAAATTTGGAGTTTCTAATGTCGGAGCGCAATCAAGGCGATACATTCTCCGATTTCGAAACAATGACCGATCG GCTTGTAGCAGAGATACTCTATCATATAGAAACATGTGGTCTGAATCCTACGCGCATTTCATTTGTCGCTCACTCTTTAGGCACGATCATAGTACGTAGCGCTTTGGCGCGCTCTCAAATGCGTCCATTACTACCGCGTCTACACACATTCCTATCGCTGTCTGGACCACATTTGGGTACGCTATATAACACTAGCGGACTTGTCAATATGG GCATGTGGTTCATGCAGAAATGGAAGAAATCCGGTTCACTTCTACAGCTTTGTATGCGCGATACATCGGACCTACGCAACACATTTTTATATCGTCTTAGTCAACGCAGCACCCTACATCACTTCAAGAATATACTGCTCTGTGGTTCAAGTCAAGATCGTTATGTGCCAGCGCATTCAGCACGTCTGGAGCTCTGCAAAGCCGCCATACGTGATAACTCCAATCTGGGCACAGTTTACAG GGAAATGATACACAATATAATCGCACCGATATTAGCACGACCCGAATTACAATTGGCGCGTTACGACGTCCATCATGCACTTCCGCATACAGCAAATACGCTCATCGGTAGAGCAGCGCATATTGCTGTACTCGACTCGGAATTATTCATAGAGAAATTTTTACTGATTGCcggcttaaaatattttagttaa
- the LOC105221021 gene encoding uncharacterized protein LOC105221021 isoform X1 has protein sequence MGDLQATIEFSVELYKFFNVDLFQRGLYQVRCGLRVSPRLPVQVETSIADTPQNNAHTSEIHTQAPPTTNGCNGGGDCSGGDGGGSDGDVLQEPREQQQDALPTMLQNGGSLLSGSACIINGCGASRVFQILYRNEEVTLRDVIHFRTHLLVDSRHLKESIERAEFSLQLELWFGEQNGTSALSLASTRTLQLNFHPGRGLHYHLPVLFDYFHLAAISVGIHASLVALHQPYIKKTLFRYMKLCAPKSSKAWSGKLNCRGSMSPGPLEAVFFGPQIVGTTKCSGGPAGRLLQSRQIHHEVCSLLLGAIENLKVTLNEFSAVLTKSINNQIGSPPLRENDTTERLQHLTEEAKLHDTEEDFAIRANSDIAQLCAECIMYWRRVLLASSQTAVHTLLAKKHHILRVQRFAEGFFVNENPRHSAAGCYDSNYQNYVAIAEMARRSRYLQSLPPLPVHCTPIDGDASSLPLIFEDRYVEPPNYTRRRTGSDPHLNSHESLVSSCGSSTTPKLPPPPSTSILDKTHSVNSLSGRSTNSKECSCTINYDYQNSPGCVAGVLTPRFALGGEVLQASLTIATTAAAKAPSTSALNQRQMSRHSVTGLLEADDDTLAAKDCSYNTNSTLPARHSKSLDQLDGTVHSTPSLRTHSHTQQLNTHGSLQTQSDSNYKHFSDGASVTSLANKVEQSATRKHKTQAEDLMRNISEFRQKYKNCEDGTRCEPKLHLNGHGSATNNLGVNSCNRTDASTLNRQLSTGKFDYLHEIRMLNSPKQLTLCSHYNSLPKYNGNGLIPPRNSYPPIKSRKTNGCLEIETKTAKHAVTPIQQHTIPRSSSSQALRQQSQGDVNCQAEYASTIPRSVEIARVRVSDLKEMLKNGTLKKESSSSESDIPSKVQSSKSSDNKMLSSLSVPFKLESLNTTSSEQNTSGFSESLPNLAPPPQFDAITGQKRKLVLSNSTSSLSEESGWVSSRRSSFGPSSPETITNNEKNEKNEQAHINGMETRLNGEQLRLKLQQLLDQQTQKSTKKHNTAKQTSQIHKINAVNNEISIQRKVSSVTLKMKPDFNRTELHLRRRLQHLTNGESTETDDLEIPSRRERIKHGKHEKSKSEFDLASLKENTPLEHVRVPPPQQFQDDLLPPDEFRDPPLPDTREKFTTATTKSTIKTTITTTKHSNNKKSTALQSITSKTQPSNEIKFMSTQIPETKMKHHQSFNISPKENQSRPPHTTTVQSQNLYALQKSSPTTTLLAKPSQITEIAAPDQSLLKLMEPSHAIDNPVYHIYESLKPIATPAIFSNKPLLKSHSILELKHSHQASSELYNSHCRTTPYHHVTNMNNPITTVAHNGHGHSHNHSHEHANDHSQHTHAVELTEDEDKENTSNTQNKAEVTRTDSQKSNNSKLLVKRTKAGAVASSGQESNVSLMEFEKYREEFRKQIKYTGSIYSDFAKLASELPYFSICDEYRAFSPNGMHLIICVHGLDGNAADLRLVRTYLELGLPGANLEFLMSERNQGDTFSDFETMTDRLVAEILYHIETCGLNPTRISFVAHSLGTIIVRSALARSQMRPLLPRLHTFLSLSGPHLGTLYNTSGLVNMGMWFMQKWKKSGSLLQLCMRDTSDLRNTFLYRLSQRSTLHHFKNILLCGSSQDRYVPAHSARLELCKAAIRDNSNLGTVYREMIHNIIAPILARPELQLARYDVHHALPHTANTLIGRAAHIAVLDSELFIEKFLLIAGLKYFS, from the exons TTGACAGCCGTCACTTGAAGGAATCCATTGAACGTGCGGAATTCTCATTGCAATTGGAGTTGTGGTTTGGTGAACAAAACGGCACCAGCGCATTATCATTGGCCTCCACACGCACCTTACAGCTGAATTTCCATCCAGGTCGAGGGCTGCACTACCATCTGCCGGTGCTGTTCGATTACTTCCACTTGGCCGCCATTAGCGTTGGCATCCACGCCAGTTTAGTGGCTTTGCATCAGCCCTACATCAA GAAAACACTTTTCCGTTACATGAAACTCTG CGCACCCAAAAGCTCGAAAGCTTGGAGTGGCAAGCTGAATTGTCGTGGCAGTATGTCGCCCGGTCCATTGGAGGCTGTCTTTTTCGGTCCACAAATCGTGGGCACCACCAAGTGTAGCGGTGGTCCCGCTGGGCGTCTACTACAATCGCGTCAAATACATCACGAAGTGTGTAGTCTACTGTTGGGCGCAATCGAGAATCTTAAGGTTACGCTCAACGAGTTCAGCGCAGTACTCACGAAGAGCATAAATAATCAAATCGGCTCACCGCCATTACGTGAGAACGATACTACAGAACGCTTGCAGCACTTAACCGAAGAGGCGAAG CTTCACGACACCGAGGAAGATTTCGCGATTCGTGCCAATTCCGACATCGCACAGCTTTGCGCCGAGTGCATAATGTACTGGAGACGTGTATTGCTGGCTTCCTCACAAACGGCCGTACATACACTGCTCGCCAAAAAGCATCATATACTGCGTGTGCAGCGCTTTGCTGAAGGTTTCTTTGTCAACGAAAATCCGCGACATTCGGCGGCCGGTTGTTATGACAGCAACTATCAGAACTATGTGGCCATTGCCGAAATGGCACGTCGCAGTCGTTATCTACAGTCATTACCACCGTTACCGGTACACTGTACGCCGATCGATGGTGATGCGAGCTCTTTGCCACTGATATTTGAAGATCGCTATGTCGAGCCGCCGAACTATACGCGTCGACGCACCGGCAGTGATCCGCATTTAAACAGTCATGAGAGTTTGGTAAGCTCTTGTGGTAGCAGTACCACGCCCAAACTACCACCACCGCCGTCAACTAGCATACTCGATAAGACACACTCAGTCAACAGCCTCAGCGGGCGCAGTACCAATTCCAAAGAATGCTCGTGTACCATAAATTATGATTATCAGAATAGTCCAGGCTGTGTAGCTGGCGTGCTGACACCACGTTTCGCTTTGGGTGGTGAAGTCTTGCAGGCGAGTCTGACTATTGCAACCACAGCAGCGGCGAAAGCACCAAGCACTAGCGCGCTGAATCAACGGCAGATGTCGCGCCACTCTGTTACCGGGCTACTTGAGGCTGACGATGATACGTTGGCTGCAAAGGACTGCAGTTATAATACTAACAGCACGCTACCAGCGCGTCACAGTAAGTCATTGGACCAACTGGATGGTACAGTACACAGCACGCCATCTCTACGCACTCACAGCCATACACAACAGCTCAACACGCATGGTTCCTTACAAACGCAATCCGATTCAAATTATAAACACTTTAGCGATGGTGCCAGTGTAACCAGCTTGGCTAACAAGGTGGAACAGTCGGCGACGCGCAAGCATAAAACACAAGCTGAAGATCTCATGCGCAATATCTCTGAGTTCCGTCAGAAGTACAAGAACTGTGAGGACGGTACACGCTGTGAGCccaaattgcatttaaatggaCATGGCAGCGCCACAAATAATTTGGGCGTAAATAGTTGCAACCGCACCGACGCCAGCACGCTCAACCGACAATTAAGCACGGGCAAGTTCGATTACCTGCACGAGATACGCATGCTGAACTCACCGAAGCAGCTAACGTTATGTTCGCATTACAACTCGCTGCCGAAGTACAATGGGAATGGCTTAATACCACCACGAAACTCATATCCACCCATTAAGTCGAGAAAAACAAATGGCTGTTTAGAGATCGAAACTAAAACCGCAAAGCATGCAGTGACGCCCATACAGCAGCACACAATACCGAGAAGCAGCTCTTCGCAGGCTTTACGGCAGCAGTCACAAGGTGATGTAAACTGTCAAGCGGAATATGCTTCGACAATACCACGCTCGGTTGAAATCGCAAGGGTACGTGTCTCCGATCTCAAAGAAATGTTGAAGAATGGTACACTCAAGAAAGAGTCGAGTAGTTCTGAAAGTGATATACCTTCGAAAGTGCAGTCATCGAAAAGCAGTGACAATAAAATGCTCTCTTCTCTTAGTGTACCATTTAAATTAGAGTCCCTGAACACAACTAGCAGCGAACAGAATACTAGCGGTTTTAGCGAATCATTACCAAATCTGGCGCCACCACCACAATTCGATGCCATCACGGGACAAAAACGAAAACTTGTCCTAAGCAATTCCACTTCATCATTAAGTGAGGAGAGCGGTTGGGTGTCGAGCCGACGCAGTTCATTCGGCCCTTCTAGTCCGGAAACCATTACAAATAAcgaaaaaaacgaaaagaatGAACAAGCACATATCAATGGTATGGAGACTCGCCTAAACGGTGAGCAACTACGTctcaaattacaacaactattGGATCAGCAAACTCAAAAGAGCACTAAAAAGCACAATACCGCAAAGCAGACGAGTCAAATTCACAAAATCAATGCCGTCAACAATGAAATATCGATACAACGTAAGGTATCATCCGTAACCTTGAAGATGAAACCCGACTTTAACCGAACCGAATTGCATTTACGACGTCGTCTACAGCATTTAACGAATGGCGAGTCCACGGAAACGGATGATTTGGAAATTCCTTCACGGCGCGAACGTATAAAACATGGCAAACACGAGAAATCGAAATCGGAATTCGATCTAGCTAGTTTAAAAGAAAACACACCACTAGAGCATGTGCGTGTACCGCCGCCACAGCAGTTCCAAGATGATTTACTTCCACCCGATGAATTTCGTGATCCGCCATTACCCGATACACGCGAAAAATTCACCACAGCAACAACGAAGTCCACAATTAAAACCACCATAACTACAACAAAACATAGCAACAATAAGAAATCTACAGCTTTGCAGTCCATAACCTCGAAAACTCAACCAAGCAACGAAATTAAGTTTATGTCAACACAAATACCTGAAACCAAAATGAAGCATCATCAAAGCTTCAACATCAGTCCAAAGGAGAATCAGAGTCGTCCGCCACATACAACGACAGTGCAGTCACAAAATCTATACGCATTGCAGAAATCTTCACCCACGACGACACTACTTGCGAAACCGTCCCAAATCACAGAAATTGCTGCACCGGACCAAAGTCTTTTAAAACTCATGGAGCCCTCGCACGCCATCGATAACCCAGTCTACCACATATACGAATCACTGAAACCCATCGCGACACCTGCAATATTCTCAAACAAACCGTTATTGAAGTCACACAGCATCTTGGAACTCAAGCATAGTCATCAGGCGTCTAGCGAACTCTACAACAGCCATTGTAGAACAACACCATATCATCACGTGACCAACATGAACAACCCCATTACGACTGTGGCCCACAACGGACACGGTCATAGCCATAACCACAGCCATGAGCATGCTAACGATCACTCCCAACATACGCATGCGGTTGAACTCACCGAGGATGAGGATAAGGAGAATACCAGTAACACACAAAATAAAGCCGAAGTGACGCGTACCGATAGTCAAAAGTCGAACAATTCCAAACTGCTGGTTAAGCGCACCAAAGCTGGTGCTGTGGCCAGTAGCGGTCAGGAATCCAATGTTTCACTCatggaatttgaaaaatatcgcGAAGAATTTCGCAAACAGATCAAATATACCGGTAGCATTTATTCGGACTTTGCAAAGCTGGCTTCCGAACTGCCATACTTTAGCATTTGCGATGAGTATCGCGCCTTTTCACCCAACGGTATGCATTTAATTATCTGTGTTCACGGGTTGGATGGAAACGCCGCCGATTTGCGACTCGTGCGCACTTATCTTGAGCTGGGTTTGCCCGGCGCAAATTTGGAGTTTCTAATGTCGGAGCGCAATCAAGGCGATACATTCTCCGATTTCGAAACAATGACCGATCG GCTTGTAGCAGAGATACTCTATCATATAGAAACATGTGGTCTGAATCCTACGCGCATTTCATTTGTCGCTCACTCTTTAGGCACGATCATAGTACGTAGCGCTTTGGCGCGCTCTCAAATGCGTCCATTACTACCGCGTCTACACACATTCCTATCGCTGTCTGGACCACATTTGGGTACGCTATATAACACTAGCGGACTTGTCAATATGG GCATGTGGTTCATGCAGAAATGGAAGAAATCCGGTTCACTTCTACAGCTTTGTATGCGCGATACATCGGACCTACGCAACACATTTTTATATCGTCTTAGTCAACGCAGCACCCTACATCACTTCAAGAATATACTGCTCTGTGGTTCAAGTCAAGATCGTTATGTGCCAGCGCATTCAGCACGTCTGGAGCTCTGCAAAGCCGCCATACGTGATAACTCCAATCTGGGCACAGTTTACAG GGAAATGATACACAATATAATCGCACCGATATTAGCACGACCCGAATTACAATTGGCGCGTTACGACGTCCATCATGCACTTCCGCATACAGCAAATACGCTCATCGGTAGAGCAGCGCATATTGCTGTACTCGACTCGGAATTATTCATAGAGAAATTTTTACTGATTGCcggcttaaaatattttagttaa